A genomic segment from Syntrophotalea acetylenivorans encodes:
- a CDS encoding 3-isopropylmalate dehydratase small subunit encodes MNRTFGGPAIYLDRSDINTDEIIPARYLTEVTKDALKPYLLEDLTLEGFDPQGEPLQQAGVIITRKNFGCGSSREHAPWALEVNGIYTVIAEGYARIFRQNMFNCGMLAIEMPASDIDRLFALQQQGGVEISIDLVAQKLTAKAGEKEENFQFPLTPFDKALVEAGGWVEFADARY; translated from the coding sequence ATGAATAGAACCTTTGGCGGCCCGGCGATTTACCTCGACCGGTCCGATATCAATACCGACGAAATCATTCCGGCTCGTTACCTCACCGAGGTAACCAAGGATGCCCTTAAACCCTACCTTTTGGAAGATCTGACTCTGGAGGGTTTCGATCCTCAAGGTGAGCCTTTGCAGCAGGCTGGGGTAATCATTACCCGCAAGAATTTCGGCTGCGGTTCATCCCGCGAGCATGCCCCCTGGGCCTTGGAAGTTAACGGCATCTATACGGTCATTGCCGAGGGCTATGCCCGTATCTTCCGCCAGAACATGTTCAATTGTGGCATGCTGGCCATCGAAATGCCTGCCTCGGACATCGATCGTCTCTTTGCGCTTCAGCAGCAGGGTGGGGTGGAGATCTCTATCGATCTGGTAGCTCAAAAGCTGACGGCCAAGGCTGGCGAAAAAGAGGAAAACTTTCAGTTTCCTCTGACCCCTTTCGACAAGGCTCTGGTCGAAGCCGGCGGCTGGGTCGAATTCGCCGACGCCCGTTATTAG
- a CDS encoding 3-isopropylmalate dehydratase large subunit, translated as MGQTIAQKIFAAHLRDEPFDGTYVLDLDRVLCHEITTPVAIADLEWRGKDRVFDPSKIKAVIDHVTPAKDSKTAIQGKILREWAGRHEIPDFFDVGQNGVCHVLFPEKGFIRPGYTVIMGDSHTCTHGAFGAFAAGVGTTDLEVGILKGVCAFRKPASILVNISGQLQDQVVSKDVILNVIKQLGVNGATDHVIEFRGPVVDAMSMDARMTLTNMAIEAGGTCGICWPDQVTVDYLWPFISEEYASKEAALADFSKWHSDPDAEYDRVLDIDVTDLEPQVTYDYKPDCVKTAREMKDAPIDQVYIGTCTNGRLEDLQQAAEVLKGRKLAPGVRGILSPASPKIFREAMDQGILAIFMEAGFCITNPTCGACLGMSNGVLAPGEACAATSNRNFQGRMGQGGMVHLMSPATAAASGIKGVVTDPRDI; from the coding sequence ATGGGACAAACTATCGCACAAAAAATCTTCGCCGCACATCTGCGGGATGAGCCTTTTGACGGAACTTACGTGCTTGATCTCGACCGGGTGCTCTGTCACGAGATTACTACGCCAGTGGCTATTGCAGACCTGGAGTGGCGGGGCAAGGACCGGGTCTTCGATCCGAGCAAGATCAAGGCGGTCATCGATCATGTGACCCCGGCTAAAGACAGCAAGACCGCTATTCAAGGCAAGATTCTCCGGGAATGGGCGGGGCGCCACGAGATTCCCGACTTTTTTGATGTGGGTCAGAACGGCGTCTGTCATGTGCTGTTTCCGGAAAAGGGCTTCATCCGCCCCGGCTACACGGTGATCATGGGTGATAGCCACACCTGCACCCACGGCGCTTTTGGCGCCTTTGCCGCCGGGGTTGGCACCACCGACCTGGAGGTGGGGATTCTCAAGGGAGTTTGCGCCTTTCGCAAGCCGGCCAGCATCCTCGTCAATATCAGCGGCCAATTGCAGGACCAGGTCGTATCCAAGGATGTGATTCTCAACGTCATTAAACAGCTTGGCGTCAACGGCGCCACGGACCACGTTATCGAATTCCGCGGTCCGGTGGTCGATGCCATGAGCATGGACGCGCGCATGACCCTGACCAACATGGCCATCGAGGCCGGTGGCACTTGCGGCATCTGCTGGCCCGATCAAGTAACCGTTGACTATCTCTGGCCCTTCATATCCGAGGAGTATGCCAGTAAGGAAGCGGCCCTGGCCGATTTCAGCAAGTGGCATTCGGACCCTGACGCCGAGTACGACCGGGTACTGGATATCGATGTCACCGATTTGGAGCCTCAGGTGACCTACGACTATAAGCCTGATTGTGTCAAAACCGCCCGCGAGATGAAGGACGCGCCTATCGATCAGGTCTACATCGGTACCTGCACCAACGGCCGTCTTGAAGATCTGCAGCAGGCTGCCGAAGTGCTTAAGGGCCGGAAGCTGGCGCCGGGTGTGCGCGGTATTCTGTCGCCTGCTTCACCGAAGATTTTCCGCGAAGCCATGGATCAGGGCATTCTCGCCATCTTTATGGAAGCCGGTTTTTGCATCACCAACCCGACCTGCGGTGCCTGCCTCGGGATGAGCAACGGCGTTCTGGCTCCTGGCGAAGCCTGCGCCGCTACCAGCAACCGTAACTTCCAGGGTCGTATGGGCCAGGGGGGGATGGTGCATCTCATGAGCCCCGCCACCGCCGCGGCCAGCGGGATCAAAGGGGTTGTTACCGATCCGCGCGATATTTAA
- a CDS encoding 3-isopropylmalate dehydrogenase, which yields MKSYNIALMPGDGTGPEVLVEGVKVLDAVASKFGFKLNYENYDFGGERYMKTGECLPDNAVDELKKHDSIFLGAIGHPDVKPGILELGILLKLRFALDQYINLRPVKLYPNVETPLKDKGPEHIDFTVIRENTGGIYTGMGGAAMVGTPNEVATQVMVYTRPVVERCLRYAYEYTRKRNKNKTLTLVHKCNVLTHVGDLWVRAHKEIGDAEFQDIKQDYNHVDAATMWMVKSPEFYDVIVTSNLFGDIITDLGAMIQGGMGIAAGGNINPEGVSMFEPIGGSAPKYTGKNIINPLAAICSGGMMLETLGEDAAAKAIDQAVNDAMASGKIKSLSAGKMGMSTTEVGDFVASLIK from the coding sequence ATGAAATCCTACAATATTGCCCTGATGCCCGGTGACGGTACCGGCCCCGAAGTACTTGTAGAGGGGGTTAAGGTCCTCGACGCCGTAGCTTCCAAGTTCGGCTTCAAGCTCAACTACGAAAACTACGATTTCGGCGGCGAGCGCTACATGAAAACCGGTGAGTGTCTGCCCGACAATGCCGTTGACGAACTGAAGAAGCACGACAGCATCTTCCTCGGCGCCATCGGTCACCCTGACGTCAAGCCCGGCATCCTCGAGCTCGGTATCCTGCTCAAGCTGCGTTTCGCTCTTGACCAGTACATCAACCTGCGTCCGGTCAAGCTCTACCCCAATGTCGAGACTCCGCTCAAGGACAAAGGTCCCGAGCATATCGATTTTACCGTTATCCGTGAAAACACCGGCGGTATCTACACCGGCATGGGCGGCGCTGCCATGGTTGGCACTCCCAACGAAGTGGCTACGCAGGTCATGGTCTATACCCGCCCGGTAGTCGAGCGCTGCCTGCGCTATGCTTACGAATATACCCGCAAGCGGAACAAGAACAAGACCTTGACCCTGGTTCACAAGTGCAACGTTCTGACCCACGTTGGCGATCTCTGGGTGCGCGCTCACAAGGAAATCGGTGACGCCGAATTCCAGGATATCAAGCAGGACTACAATCATGTCGATGCTGCCACCATGTGGATGGTCAAGAGCCCCGAGTTCTACGACGTCATCGTCACCTCCAACCTGTTCGGCGACATCATCACCGACCTCGGTGCTATGATTCAGGGCGGCATGGGCATCGCCGCCGGCGGTAACATCAACCCCGAAGGCGTTTCCATGTTCGAGCCCATCGGCGGCAGCGCGCCCAAGTATACCGGCAAGAACATCATCAATCCCCTGGCGGCTATTTGTTCCGGCGGCATGATGCTCGAAACCCTCGGTGAAGACGCAGCGGCGAAGGCCATCGATCAGGCGGTCAACGACGCCATGGCTTCCGGCAAGATCAAGAGCCTGTCCGCAGGTAAAATGGGTATGAGCACTACCGAAGTGGGCGATTTCGTCGCTTCCCTGATCAAGTAA
- a CDS encoding aspartate-semialdehyde dehydrogenase — MAKQCNVAVVGATGAVGQQMLEVLAERNFPIKELRLLASERSVGKFLEYNGEQHMVQLLDKDAFEGIDIALFSAGGARSEEFCPIAAAAGAICVDNSSAWRMDPEVPLVVPEVNPQDIAQYGKKGIIANPNCSTIQMLVALKPLHDAAKITRIVVSTYQAVSGTGRNAIDELRIQSGELLNGRPADCEVYPHQIAFNCLPHIDVFLDNGYTKEEMKMVNETRKIFGDDSIGVTATTVRVPVFYSHSESINIETEKKLSAEQARELLANAPGVRVVDDVANLEYPLAVDAAGQDLTLVGRIREDESIANGLNLWVVADNLRKGAATNAVQIAEIVLEKYL; from the coding sequence ATGGCCAAACAATGCAATGTTGCTGTTGTCGGCGCCACCGGCGCCGTCGGTCAGCAGATGCTGGAAGTGCTGGCGGAGCGCAACTTTCCCATCAAGGAGTTGCGCCTGCTGGCCTCAGAACGTTCCGTTGGTAAGTTTCTCGAGTATAACGGCGAGCAGCATATGGTCCAGTTGCTGGACAAGGATGCCTTCGAAGGGATCGATATCGCCCTGTTCAGCGCCGGCGGGGCCCGTAGCGAAGAGTTCTGTCCCATCGCTGCCGCTGCTGGAGCGATCTGCGTCGACAACTCCAGCGCTTGGCGTATGGACCCCGAAGTGCCTCTGGTGGTGCCCGAGGTGAATCCTCAGGACATCGCCCAATACGGCAAAAAGGGGATTATCGCCAATCCCAACTGCTCCACCATCCAGATGCTGGTGGCTCTTAAGCCCCTGCACGACGCGGCTAAAATAACGCGGATCGTGGTTTCTACTTACCAGGCAGTATCCGGAACCGGACGCAACGCCATCGATGAGCTGCGTATCCAGAGTGGTGAGTTGCTCAACGGTCGTCCGGCGGACTGCGAGGTCTATCCTCATCAGATCGCTTTCAACTGTCTTCCCCATATCGATGTCTTCCTCGATAACGGTTACACCAAGGAAGAGATGAAGATGGTCAACGAGACTCGCAAGATCTTCGGTGACGATTCCATCGGCGTCACAGCCACCACCGTGCGGGTGCCTGTTTTCTATAGTCATAGCGAGTCGATTAATATCGAGACAGAGAAAAAGCTTAGTGCCGAGCAGGCACGGGAACTGCTCGCAAATGCTCCTGGGGTGCGGGTGGTTGACGATGTGGCTAACCTGGAATACCCCTTGGCTGTCGATGCTGCAGGTCAGGATCTGACCCTGGTCGGCCGTATCCGCGAGGACGAGTCTATCGCCAACGGCCTCAACCTGTGGGTGGTTGCCGACAACCTGCGCAAAGGGGCAGCGACCAACGCAGTTCAGATTGCCGAGATCGTCCTGGAAAAATATCTGTAA